The genomic DNA ATCCTGAATGGGGGAATTACTGGCGCGTTGGTGGTGTCGGTGGTGGTGTTGGCATTGCTCCGAGTCTCGCTCTAAAACAGTTAGGCTGTCCTCCGGGTGTGTACGGGGCCTGGGTGGATGCCGTATCGAGTCGAAACGACGGTATAGCAGCTCAGGTGTATTTGTACGGTTGGTACTGTCCGATTCTTTACAAGGTCCTCGTGAAAGTCGTAGACCAGAACGGTACTCCTGTCGCTAACTGTAAGGTGACTCCTGCGGCCTGGTGTTCCATGTGGGCTCCTTACGGGTTCTATCCTGACGCATGGAAGCCGGGTATCACCAACTCTGCGGGGCAGGTTCTTCTGGTCTTCCCTGAAGCTGAGGGGAACGCCAACACTGTGCGGATCGAGGGCGCGCCGGGGCTCTATGGGGGAGGGGTCGCGGAAAATCCTTTCCATGCTACTGGGGCGCAGTGGAAGTCTCCAGGCCCGGCAGGAATGGCCGTTAAGGTCGTCGTGTATCAGTCAGGAGCTCGTCCCCAACTCAACGCGGATACAATGCCAACTCCTGAGCCTTCTCCCTCTCCTACTCCTTCGCCTGGTTCTGGCGGTACTGGTACTAGCTCGCCTGATTTCTGGTCGTCGCTGTGGGTTCCTGACGCGGCTAAACTTGAGCAGTTCCAATCACATGGGGACTTCTGGAAGAGCTGGGGGCCGTTCGGCCTGGTCGGGCAGGTGGCAGGGATTTGGAATAATGCGGCATTAGCGGTCTCGGATGACCATAAGTACGATGGTTTGGTTTTTCCCATTGTCGGGCCGTTGGGGTCATCCTCGATTGACTTGCGGCCTGAGCTGGGCTCAGGTGTTCCCGACTATCCCACCGGGGGGCGTGGGGGGCCTGGTGGGACGGTTTTGTCCGTGATCCGGGTAGGTGTCGGCCTGGTCGTCTGGTGCGCGGCATTGTTCGGGCTCTACAAAAAATTGCGGCCTGTCTTCGTTTCGTGAGGTTCTACAATGGCACGTTTTTTACTTGGTTGGCGGTTGTTCCGGTTTCTACTCCTGGGGCTTGTCCTGGGGCTTTCTGGCGCGTCCTGGGCGCAACATGGCACATATCCTGACGGCTCACCCTGGGGGGAGGTTCCTTCTCCGTCTGGAACTGCTTCGGGGCCTGGGCAGTATCAGGGGGCCTCTCCTCCTCTCCCTGCGATCTCCACCAGGACGATGGGGGACGGGCGTCCCGGAATGTATGCCCTGTCTAACTGTTATGAGTTCGTAGGTATGCCGCCTTTGGTTATTACTGACCCAGGCGGCGCGAATCTTGACCTGTATTTAACTAATTTATGGGATGGTAGTCATCCAACTAATAATATTTTGTACCAACAAACGGAATCGGCGCGATACGATGCCGCATCTTCTACTTGGAAACCTGGTTCGCCTCTTGGAATAAATTACGATGTTACTTTAGTATCTGGTAAATTCCCTCCGGGATATTACGATGCCCGCGCATCGCATCAAGACAGTAGGGGGAACGGGAATCTAGGCTCTTACCGTGGTTGGTGGTGTCCTCAGCTCGTCCATATAAGGGTATATGTCCAGTTAGATGGTAAACCAGTTAAAAATTTCTCTGTTAATCCTCGGGCGGTCTGTCCGGCTATGTCCACCGTCCCCGTTCCTGCATGGCAACGGGGTGTGACTGACGATTCCGGTTATGTTGATTTGCTTGTACCTGTCGGTATTCGTCTGGTTGTTGTGGTAGATGCTGACTCGCGGTATCTGTACGGTACTGCACAAGGTTTCTGGGACGTTCCTAGGGATCAAAATTTACCCGATGGGTTCGCAGGAGGGCCAACTGGTGAAGTTGTCAAGGATTTCGTACTTACCTTGTCTCCTTCTTCTGTTCCCACATTCGGAGAAAAGTCTAGTTCTAATAGTTCAGACAATTATTCGGGCTTTTGGGCTGATTTATGGACTCCTGACGCCGAAAAACTAGAGCAGATGCATGGACACTTAGATTTTTGGAAGAGCTGGGGGCCGTTTGGGCTCTTTAACGGTTTTATAACTGTTTGGGGTGTTGCTACGTTCCCTAATGACGAATCTAAATACAATGGTCTTGTGTGGGAGTTCTCTGGTGTCCTGGGCGCATCCAAGCTAGATTTTAGGCCACTCAAGACAGAGGGCGCTCCTTATGCTGACGGGGGACGGGGTTCTCTCGGTGGGGGTGCGCTTGCTTTTGCGCGTGTCCTGGTCGGCCTGGTCGTCTGGGCGGGGGCGATCTTCGGGGTATATAAATACTTGTCGCCAAAATGGAAGGCTTAAAATGATAACTAATGCACTTTTGGACTTGCTTAACGCGTTCTTCTCTACCGTTCGTGGGTGGTTGCCTGCTTGGGATTGGCAATTACCATCGGGTGTAGTGGACGGAATTAAATATGAGTTGTCAAGATGGGACGCAATTTTACCTATACATGAATTATTTCAAGTTGTCACGCTCACGTTTGCCCTTTGGGGGGCTCTTCTTGGCTATCGTGTCGTAAAATGGATAGTCGAGCAGGTTATATCTGTGATTCCGTAGGTGTAAAATGTCTGTATTTGCTACTGTTGGCCTTGGTGGGCGGGGTAAAACTCTGTCCACCGTGGCGCGTTTGTGGAAAAAGTACAAAGAAGGTCGGCCTATATGGTCAAATACTCCTTTAGTTGATTTGCGCCTTAAATTTGATAATTCGACGGGGAAATATGTCCCCTATGATCCTGAAACCTTCGGGGAAAGCTGGGCTGAGAATTATGTATACGATGTTGAAGGGGTTTTAAAAGCTCGTGACTGTGAATTATTACTAGATGAATTAGGCGCATGGTTGCCAGCGGATGAACATAAAGATATTCCGCGATCTTTTCGCCGTTTAATTACTCAGGATAGGAGAAACGGTCTTAATATTTGGTGGACATATAGACATACTAGGGTATGGAACGAAATACGCGATAACACTTGCGAATATAGGTTCTGTTATAAATATACAATAGTGCCTACCATGCCCTCTCTCATACTCCAGCGGTCTTATGACGCGGATGATATGAAGGGGAAGCCGTTGTACTATTGGTTCTGGGTGGAGCCTAGTATCTTTGATCTGTACCAGACTTTCGCGGAGGTGGGCGATAGGACGGGAAAAGGCTACGGCCTGGGCGCTCTGGCGACAAAACGCGGCCTGGTCTTGCCCAACTGGGGGCCTCATGATCTGACAATCTCGGTGCGGCCTGAGCAGTTGCGGTGCCTTCGTGAGAAGTTCCCGGAACGGTTCGCCGATAGAGAGCCATCCAAGTTTTTTCCTACTCTCGGCCTGTTGCGGGAGGAGCTGCCCGGCGGTGGTGTTCGATACTATCGGCCTGGTGATATAGGCGTTCCTGCGCCTCTTCCTGCCCTCGATCCGGGGGGGTGGGAGGTTCCTGCGCCTCTCGATCCCCCTTCCCATTCGTCTGGTGGTGGTGACTTCCGCGAGCTCCTGAAACGGGCGCGAGGTCTCGACCAGGCGGTAACTTAGTGCGGTTTTTTTGTGTGTTCCCCCTCGATGCCGGGGGGGAGCTGCTCGGCGCACGGAATAGCAAAAAAATCCGCTTCCGATGGCCCGCAGGGCAGGAGGTTATTTCCCGATCTTCCTCAGGGTTTTTTCTACAGCTAGTCTGCCCAGGATGGCAAAGAGCAGTACTGGTGCTCCTAGCTTGAAGGCGAAACCTAGCCCCCCGAAAAATGCGGATTGTGTCTCCTGGGTGTTCAGTACGGGTGCCTGTAGTTTGCTGGCTTTTATTGATTTGTCTGTTGGCATGTATAAGTTTTTCCATGCTTCCCCATGGAGTTGAGGTGTTTTGTGGCTCTCGTCGATTATCCGTGTGTTTGCACTTGTGGCACAGAGGTTAAGTGTGGGCGTCCGTCTCGGCGTTTTCGGCCTGGTCTTGGGACTTGTTGTGTCCGGTGTTACAATGGTTCTTGCGTGGGTGGCCCCGGATCAGGGACGCCAAAGTCTGCGGAAGATCGCTTGTCGGTCGTTTTTGCCTGTCGGATTACGGAGTCCGAGGCTGAGGCGCTCCGTGCCCTTTGTCGTCCTAAAGAGACTCTTGCTCAATGTGTCCGCCGAATTTTACGGGCGGGACTTGACAAGACCGCCGAAGGTGTGGAGAATGTAAACAATTCGGGTGATGGAACATAATAAACATTATCGGACGTTGTGATTTTATCAAAAACAAGGGCCCCGCACGCGTGTGCGGGGCCTGAATTGTTGGTGTCAAGAAGGCTTAGGCTGCCTGCGGAACCTCGCTGAGCCGCTGCTCGATCTGCTTGACTTGGTCGTGACAGCGATCCAGAAGATCCTCAACTGTCTCCGAGGCGGACGCGACGCCCGCTTTCTTGCCGTGTGTCCAGATGATGTAGGCCGCTGTGGCTGCGGAAACCGTCGCTGCCACCACACCTACAACCCAAAAAGCTTTCTTATTGTCTGTCCTCATCGCCTGGTCTCCCTTTGAAGTTCGTCTTCAGTGTATCATGAGCGTCCTGCGTGACCTCTGTGATATCCCTCATATCTTAGAAGCATTAGCTGCATTTTCGGTTCCCTGTTGGCGCTAGATAAGGCCATGTGCCCGAACTTTTTCCGCAAAGAGCCGCAAACCAGCCTCTTCACGCTCCCCAAGGTCGTAGACAATGGCGTGGGAGAAGTAAGCAGACGCTCGCTCCAGGCTCTCGCCGTGCTCACTGGCGCGCCGGGCGGCCACGAGCTCCAGGTGCGAGACGCCCCATTCCTTGGCCTTAAGAAGCTGTGCGCACAGCTCGGGGGTCAGGAGATCCGGGCGGCCGATCCAGAGCGCGAAGACAAACGGTAGCTGGGTCCAGTCTTTCCAGATCTCACCAAGATCGAGAGCGACCAGACCGGGATCGTAGTCGCGGTAGCCCTTGTCGCCGATCAGGAGCGCGGCATCGTGGTCGGCGAGCATCGTAGCGAGCTCCGGGGCCATCGGGGTGTACTCCGGGGTCAGCCCAAAGCGCTCCTCCAGCAGGATCTTGGTCAGAGTCACGGAGGTCAGCGACGAGGTATCCAGCGCGACTCGCTTGATCTTCTCCACGGGCACTTGGGAAAAGACGCGCACCGAGCGCACGGGGCCATCGCAGGCCACGGAGACTCCTGGCGCGTAGGTCAGCTGGGGACGCCGCACCCACGCGACAGCGGAGACAAGGCCCGCGGCGAAGTCGCCGGGCTCAAGGCGCGGGGCCAAGAGCGACGGCAGGATAAACTCAACACTCGCCCCCAGCGCCCTGCCTTCGTCGGTCTCGCTAAACCAGTCCGTGAGCGGGCGCGCATTGAGGTACGGAACGGAGCCCAGCTTAAAATTGAACGTGTTCATAAAATAATTGTACCACAATTGCGTGTATAATCTGTTGCAATGAGCATGGATGTTTCGCCGACAGGCACAAAGTTTACTCCGCGCAAGGTCCTGGGCGGAGCTCTGCTGGCGCTGATTGGGTTTGGGGTGATCAACTTCGGGATTCAGACCTACTTCACCCGGAGCCAGCTAGGTCTCGTCGCCAGCAAGGATGCGTCGTCGCAGGAGCAAGGGGTTACCCAGCTAATGGGCCGCAAGGTCCTCTTCGACGCCCTCCAGGGCGGCGCTCCCCCCGAGACCCGGCTCGCGGCCATTGTGACCCTGCAGAAGATGTCCGACGGCGGCAAGAACAAGGACGCCTTCGAGCAGCTCCTCCAGATGTGCAAAGACCCCGACACAGAGTCTGCGGAGAAGAAGACCCACCCCGTGCGCGATGCCGCGCGCGCCGCGGTCGCCGCCGTCGGTGCCACCTACGCCGAGCGCCTGCTCGATGCCGCCAAGGACCCGGACAGCAACATCCGCGACGGTGCCCGCGATGCGCTAAAGAAGATCGGTGCGCCGTTAAAAGAGCAGATGGCAAAGCGGCTCTCGGATGGCGGCCTGCGTGGGCCCATCGGCGATATCCTCACCAGTATCGGCCCGGATACGATCCCGCTCATCGTCCCCTACCTCACCGATGAGAAGATCAAAGACGATGCCGGGGCCAAGATCACGCTGATCGAGACGCTCGGCAAGTTCAAGGTGGCGGAGGCGGCCACTCCCCTGCTGCCCTTTATCGACGACAAAGACCCCAATGTGCGCCGTGCGGTGATCACAAGCCTCGCCAATATTGGGGACCCCGTGGGCGCTCCCGTGCTGATCCAGGCACTCTCGAGCCCAGACACCGACGCCTCCGCGCGTGCGGCTGCCGCAGGGGCGCTGGGAGGAATCGGGACGCCCGAGGCCAATGCGGCGATGCTCAAGGCCCTCAGCGACTACGACACGTTTGTGGGGGTCGCGGCGGCGGCGGGTCTGCGCCGTGCGGGTGGCTCAGCCACGACCCAGCTCGCCCAAGCCCTCACCGACCCCAGCCCTTGGGTACGGAGCCTCGCGGCAGAGGCGGCGGGTGGTCAGCGCACCGCGACCCTCGCCACCAAGGCCCTCACCGACAGCGATCCCGCCGTCCGTGCCAAGGCCGCGGCTGCCCTTGGGGATGTCCTGTTCCGCGCCGCCGGGATTCGTCAGGCACTCGCCGCCCTTGCAAGCGCTGCGGACGACAAGGCCCGGGATGCCGCTGTGACCGACCTGATCCGCTTTGGCGCAGAGCAGGAAACCAACGCCGTGGGCGCACCACCTGCAGCAAAGACCAGCCTGATCGCCTACTACACCGCCAAGCGCGATGCCGAGAAAGACGACAAGAAAAAAGCCCCCTGGGACAAGAAGATCGCCGCTCTCTCGGCCCCGAGCCTCGCCCCCGCGCTCGCCCAGCCCACCGAGTTTCTGCCCCTGATCACCGCGCTGAGCGATAAAGAAGGTGCCTCCGAGGCCGCAGCAATCGCACTGGGCAGACTGGGAACTGTCGCGGTCGAGGCGCTCAAGGCAAAGTTAGGAAGCGGAGACGATACCCTGGCGTACTATGCGTCCAAGGCCCTCGCAACAGTCGGCCGGGATGCCGTCCCCGGTCTCCTGCCACTGGCAACCGAGGGAAACCCCGCCGCCCGCTGGGCCGCGATCACCCTCGGCGAGATCCGCGACCCGAAAGCCGCTTCTGCGCTTGAGGCGCTCACTAAGTCCGCCAGCGAGGACACGGCCTTTGTTGCCCAGGCCGCTCTGTCCAAAGTCAAGCCGGGATAATCCTGAACCGGACAAAGCGTGAGCCCCTAGGCTGGACAAAGCGTGAGCCCCTAGGCTGGCCTAAGGGCTCACGTGTTCACTATAACGAATAAAGTCTTCGGATCATATCGTACCAAAGCAGATAATGTGTTCCTTCATCAAAAGGGATCTCGTAAGGGACGTTGTGATTCACAGCACAGTACTTTTCTGCAAATTTATTGCCGCTGATGTTTGCAAAGACTCTCGACTTCCCCATCACTCCCGTACTCAATAGGAATTCAAAAATACGCGAGCAATCGCTATCGCTGGT from Armatimonas rosea includes the following:
- a CDS encoding menaquinone biosynthetic enzyme MqnA/MqnD family protein — encoded protein: MNTFNFKLGSVPYLNARPLTDWFSETDEGRALGASVEFILPSLLAPRLEPGDFAAGLVSAVAWVRRPQLTYAPGVSVACDGPVRSVRVFSQVPVEKIKRVALDTSSLTSVTLTKILLEERFGLTPEYTPMAPELATMLADHDAALLIGDKGYRDYDPGLVALDLGEIWKDWTQLPFVFALWIGRPDLLTPELCAQLLKAKEWGVSHLELVAARRASEHGESLERASAYFSHAIVYDLGEREEAGLRLFAEKVRAHGLI
- a CDS encoding HEAT repeat domain-containing protein, whose amino-acid sequence is MSMDVSPTGTKFTPRKVLGGALLALIGFGVINFGIQTYFTRSQLGLVASKDASSQEQGVTQLMGRKVLFDALQGGAPPETRLAAIVTLQKMSDGGKNKDAFEQLLQMCKDPDTESAEKKTHPVRDAARAAVAAVGATYAERLLDAAKDPDSNIRDGARDALKKIGAPLKEQMAKRLSDGGLRGPIGDILTSIGPDTIPLIVPYLTDEKIKDDAGAKITLIETLGKFKVAEAATPLLPFIDDKDPNVRRAVITSLANIGDPVGAPVLIQALSSPDTDASARAAAAGALGGIGTPEANAAMLKALSDYDTFVGVAAAAGLRRAGGSATTQLAQALTDPSPWVRSLAAEAAGGQRTATLATKALTDSDPAVRAKAAAALGDVLFRAAGIRQALAALASAADDKARDAAVTDLIRFGAEQETNAVGAPPAAKTSLIAYYTAKRDAEKDDKKKAPWDKKIAALSAPSLAPALAQPTEFLPLITALSDKEGASEAAAIALGRLGTVAVEALKAKLGSGDDTLAYYASKALATVGRDAVPGLLPLATEGNPAARWAAITLGEIRDPKAASALEALTKSASEDTAFVAQAALSKVKPG